One part of the Salinivirga cyanobacteriivorans genome encodes these proteins:
- a CDS encoding universal stress protein yields the protein MKLLKNILATVDFSPLSNKVIENAILFAQEFNSQVSLIHVIEDDDLSPNMKTVVKENYAKKLQEYANKVKSEGVTVNKTIIEFGAPFERIIQEAQNEDYNVIIAGAREASKGDSYKLGTTTEKLIRKNQIPLLVIKNRGIDHIKKIVCPVDFSDAAQRALKNAITLAEHFNAELYILNVFKPIDIFSKRFEVDNAAENKRLKATQEKDFASFLDKFQLKSIKHKIEMREGNPHQEILQFIEENKIDLLLMGTTGKSNLSRILMGSITEKVTREVPCNFITTKARDITDSYFESNLKSIESILNAARVLYKNKNYEKALEKYTMALKEYPDNIPVIIGLMETHKALGNDNKVTHFRSYAKEIVKRIWGDEYLEKFNL from the coding sequence ATGAAACTATTAAAAAATATACTGGCCACCGTAGATTTTAGTCCTTTATCAAATAAAGTAATTGAAAATGCAATTCTTTTTGCACAAGAATTCAACTCTCAGGTGTCTTTAATACATGTAATTGAGGATGATGACCTTTCTCCAAACATGAAGACAGTAGTTAAAGAAAATTATGCTAAAAAACTCCAAGAGTATGCCAATAAAGTGAAATCCGAAGGTGTTACAGTTAATAAAACAATAATAGAATTCGGGGCTCCTTTTGAGCGCATTATTCAGGAGGCACAAAACGAAGATTACAATGTTATAATTGCCGGAGCGCGTGAAGCTTCTAAAGGCGATTCATATAAACTGGGAACGACAACTGAAAAATTAATACGGAAAAACCAAATTCCGCTTTTAGTTATAAAAAATAGGGGGATTGACCATATCAAAAAAATTGTTTGCCCTGTTGATTTTTCTGATGCAGCGCAAAGGGCATTGAAAAATGCTATTACACTTGCAGAGCATTTTAATGCTGAACTCTATATCCTGAATGTATTTAAACCAATCGATATATTTTCGAAACGGTTTGAAGTAGATAATGCAGCAGAAAATAAGCGATTAAAAGCAACTCAGGAAAAAGATTTTGCCAGCTTCCTTGACAAATTTCAGCTCAAAAGCATTAAACACAAAATAGAAATGAGGGAGGGCAATCCTCATCAGGAAATCCTCCAGTTTATTGAAGAAAACAAAATTGATTTACTCCTGATGGGAACAACCGGGAAATCAAACCTTAGTCGAATTCTAATGGGAAGTATTACTGAAAAAGTAACTCGAGAGGTACCTTGCAACTTCATAACAACAAAAGCACGCGATATTACAGACAGTTATTTTGAAAGCAATTTAAAATCTATTGAATCAATTTTAAATGCTGCCCGGGTTTTATATAAAAATAAAAACTACGAAAAGGCACTGGAAAAATATACAATGGCCTTAAAGGAATACCCGGACAATATACCAGTAATTATTGGATTAATGGAAACGCATAAGGCCCTTGGCAACGACAACAAGGTAACGCATTTCAGATCATATGCAAAAGAAATAGTCAAACGAATATGGGGCGATGAATATCTGGAAAAATTTAATCTCTGA
- a CDS encoding NADH-quinone oxidoreductase subunit K, translated as MEILLAILIGLLYAIGAYLILRRSILKFIIGIIFLSNATNLLVFLSAGIVSGKPVFVDGKGISAVETDPLPQALVLTAIVIGFGIVVYTLALKYKFYKTTGTDDLDQLKQTDE; from the coding sequence ATGGAAATATTACTCGCCATATTAATAGGATTATTATACGCAATAGGAGCATATCTTATATTGCGCAGGAGCATTCTGAAATTTATTATCGGCATAATATTTTTAAGCAATGCTACCAATTTGCTGGTATTTCTCTCTGCCGGCATAGTTTCGGGCAAACCTGTTTTTGTAGATGGCAAAGGCATATCTGCGGTTGAAACAGATCCATTACCACAGGCACTGGTACTTACAGCAATTGTAATTGGCTTTGGAATAGTTGTTTATACGCTTGCCCTGAAATATAAATTTTACAAAACCACTGGTACCGATGACCTCGACCAGCTCAAACAAACAGATGAATAG
- a CDS encoding Na+/H+ antiporter subunit E, translating into MKLIKKTYLLIAFILFYLYNLVKSNLFIAYDILTPTMHTKSDYVWVKNRTNSQLGLLLFSNLVSMTPGTLSIDYSEEKKALLIHYLYFNTNNKVIKEIETIQNKIIALVK; encoded by the coding sequence ATGAAATTAATTAAAAAAACATATCTACTCATAGCATTTATTTTGTTTTACCTGTATAATCTGGTAAAATCAAACCTCTTTATTGCTTATGATATACTTACACCCACTATGCACACAAAATCCGACTATGTATGGGTAAAAAACCGCACCAATAGTCAATTAGGTTTGCTATTATTCAGCAACCTGGTTTCAATGACACCCGGTACGCTCAGTATAGATTATTCTGAAGAAAAAAAAGCACTCCTTATACACTATTTATATTTCAACACCAACAACAAAGTAATCAAGGAGATAGAAACAATTCAAAACAAAATAATCGCACTTGTAAAATAA
- the recQ gene encoding DNA helicase RecQ, which yields MNEKHSKLSAELKKHFGFDTFKGNQEAIIENLLQNNDTFVLMPTGGGKSLCYQLPALLQEGTAIVISPLIALMKNQVDAMRSYAGDDSIAHFLNSSLNKTEMTRVREDVLNNKTRLLYVAPESLTKEENILFLKKANIQFYAIDEAHCISEWGHDFRPEYRRIRPIVETIGRAPIIALTATATPKVQHDIQKNLGMLEANVYKSSFRRHNLYYEIRPKKNVNKQIIKFLKDNQGKSGIIYCLSRKKVEELAETLRVNGIKALAYHAGMDAATRTGNQDKFLMEEIDVIVATIAFGMGIDKPDVRFVIHYDIPKSLESYYQETGRAGRDGGEGKCIAFYAYKDIQKLEKFMQGKPVAEQEIGNQLLNEVVTYAESGVCRVQQLLNYFGETLEEPCGNCDNCLNPKETFEGKDYIVQIIETIKAIKESFKADYISKLLAGVADSAIKSYKHHKSPLFGSGGDHDARFWNAIIRQALIKKLLRKNIENYGLLTVTEKGEEFLKNPYAVTLYKEHEFPDDEQDDDVHSSSANTASADPVLFGMLKDLRKKIAKRKEIPPFVIFQDPSLQDMAIHYPISIEELQNMTGVGQGKAKRYGKDFVELIKKYVDENEIERPEDMVVKSVVNKSGLKVYIIQSIDRKIPLDDIAAAKGMEMEDLLKEVEAIVYSGTRLNIGYYIDQVVDEEKQDDVYAYFLEEAENESLENALDELGEEEYTEEDIRLMRIKFFSEMAN from the coding sequence ATGAATGAAAAACATAGTAAGCTTAGTGCTGAATTGAAAAAGCATTTTGGTTTTGATACTTTCAAAGGGAACCAGGAAGCTATTATTGAGAATTTGCTTCAAAACAATGATACATTTGTTCTAATGCCAACCGGTGGTGGTAAATCATTATGTTATCAGCTACCTGCACTTTTACAAGAAGGAACAGCCATCGTCATTTCTCCACTAATTGCATTAATGAAAAACCAGGTCGATGCTATGCGTAGTTATGCCGGAGATGACAGCATTGCTCATTTTTTAAATTCTTCTCTAAATAAAACAGAAATGACAAGGGTGCGCGAAGACGTACTAAATAACAAAACCAGGTTATTATATGTAGCGCCGGAATCCCTAACTAAAGAAGAAAATATTCTTTTTCTTAAAAAAGCTAATATTCAGTTTTACGCTATTGATGAAGCACATTGTATATCGGAATGGGGGCATGATTTCAGACCAGAGTACCGCCGTATAAGACCAATTGTAGAAACCATTGGTCGCGCACCCATCATTGCACTAACAGCTACTGCCACACCAAAAGTTCAACACGATATTCAAAAGAATCTGGGTATGTTGGAGGCCAATGTCTATAAATCATCATTCCGCAGGCACAACCTTTACTATGAAATACGCCCCAAAAAGAACGTCAACAAACAAATCATAAAATTCCTGAAAGATAACCAGGGAAAATCAGGTATTATTTATTGTCTCAGCCGTAAAAAAGTAGAAGAGCTTGCCGAGACGCTTCGCGTAAACGGAATAAAAGCGCTGGCTTACCATGCAGGTATGGATGCCGCTACCCGCACAGGCAACCAGGACAAATTCCTAATGGAAGAAATCGATGTAATTGTGGCAACCATTGCTTTTGGGATGGGAATTGATAAGCCGGATGTACGGTTTGTAATTCATTACGATATACCGAAAAGTCTGGAAAGCTACTACCAGGAAACAGGACGCGCAGGCCGCGACGGTGGAGAAGGTAAATGCATTGCTTTTTATGCCTATAAAGACATACAAAAGCTTGAGAAATTTATGCAGGGCAAACCTGTTGCCGAGCAAGAAATTGGTAATCAACTGCTTAACGAAGTTGTAACTTATGCAGAATCAGGAGTATGCCGTGTGCAGCAGTTATTAAACTATTTTGGAGAAACCCTGGAAGAGCCATGTGGCAATTGCGATAACTGCCTTAACCCTAAAGAAACCTTTGAAGGGAAGGACTATATTGTTCAAATAATTGAGACCATTAAGGCCATAAAAGAGAGCTTTAAGGCCGATTATATATCAAAATTGCTCGCTGGTGTAGCCGATTCAGCAATAAAATCATACAAACACCATAAATCACCTTTATTCGGTTCGGGTGGTGACCATGATGCCCGTTTCTGGAATGCCATCATCAGGCAGGCGTTAATAAAAAAACTGCTTCGTAAGAATATCGAAAATTATGGACTGCTCACAGTTACAGAAAAAGGTGAAGAATTCTTAAAGAATCCTTACGCTGTAACCTTATATAAAGAACACGAGTTCCCTGATGACGAGCAGGATGATGACGTACATAGCTCAAGTGCAAATACCGCATCGGCAGATCCGGTGCTATTTGGAATGCTTAAAGATTTACGTAAAAAAATAGCTAAACGTAAAGAGATACCTCCTTTTGTAATTTTCCAGGATCCATCGCTTCAGGACATGGCCATACACTACCCTATCAGTATAGAAGAACTCCAAAACATGACTGGCGTAGGGCAAGGTAAAGCCAAAAGATATGGTAAAGATTTCGTGGAATTGATAAAGAAATATGTTGACGAGAACGAGATTGAACGGCCCGAAGATATGGTTGTTAAGTCAGTTGTCAATAAATCAGGGTTAAAAGTATACATCATACAATCTATCGATCGCAAAATACCATTGGACGACATTGCTGCTGCAAAAGGAATGGAAATGGAAGACCTGCTTAAAGAAGTTGAAGCCATTGTTTATTCGGGTACACGATTAAATATTGGTTACTACATCGACCAGGTTGTGGATGAAGAAAAACAAGATGATGTATATGCGTATTTTCTGGAAGAAGCAGAAAATGAATCCCTTGAAAATGCGCTGGATGAACTTGGAGAAGAAGAGTATACAGAAGAAGACATCAGGTTAATGCGCATTAAGTTTTTCTCTGAAATGGCAAATTAA
- a CDS encoding MnhB domain-containing protein, producing the protein MNSVILQIASKYIRAILLIFAVLALLRGHNQPGGGFIGGLLAGLSVVYTSLAFSATNIEQKLKIKPAHYIGIGLFIALISVLPGLWAVGTLFQGVWTTIPLPFGSVLKIGTPLLFDIGVFFTVIGVTLQFFFTLSNKE; encoded by the coding sequence ATGAACTCAGTAATCTTACAAATAGCATCGAAATATATCCGGGCTATATTGCTGATATTTGCCGTACTGGCGTTGCTGAGGGGTCACAATCAGCCGGGAGGAGGATTCATTGGCGGGCTTTTGGCTGGCTTATCGGTTGTATATACGAGCTTAGCTTTTTCGGCAACCAACATAGAACAAAAGCTCAAAATAAAACCAGCGCACTATATCGGCATTGGTTTATTTATCGCTTTAATCAGTGTTTTGCCGGGGTTGTGGGCAGTAGGTACACTTTTTCAAGGTGTTTGGACCACCATCCCATTACCCTTTGGAAGTGTACTCAAAATAGGCACACCATTGCTATTCGATATAGGGGTTTTCTTTACTGTAATTGGCGTTACGCTACAATTTTTTTTCACCTTATCAAATAAAGAATAA
- the mbhE gene encoding hydrogen gas-evolving membrane-bound hydrogenase subunit E: MEPYVLLLYLVVAFAMFLVPQKIKGVKPIIPALLHFGAFIYFITRIPAISKGTITKQSFAWIPELSLNIEFTLDGLSLIFALLITAIGALVFLYAKAYMKSYEGRSRFYFYLSVFSGAMLGLVLSTNLIQFFIFWELTSVLSFLLISFFNEKDSARRAAFQSLFITTFGGLSLLAGIILIDNIADSYNLSDWIAHAEQIKASKIYLPALLLILIGIFTKSAQFPFHFWLPGAMQAPTPVSAYLHSATMVKAGVFLLARLNPVLGGTDEWTHIIPVIGAITMLVGSYLSITQKDIKAILAYTTISALGLLVLLFGIDTNLSVKAAMVFLFVHAFYKASLFMIAGYIDKKTGTRDIDSLGGLARILPYGFGVAAIALLSMAGLPPLLGFIGKELIYEAKVQSPGLGFLVLIFGVVSNILMVTISLYFLFKVFMGKALTHIKRPKKIDLYYLAGPASLAFLSLALGLYPDFLSGLIEPAIEVIRVEIVQIKLKLWHGLNLVFLLSLLTVISGVLIFLLIYKKNKLLRGWRKLNDRIFYINFSDVFLSGIDRFVGYSGKNTKLIQHGYHRYYILTIILFTSLLLWLQIFITRDWQLDTKFTLQPFYISGLIGIMMLAAIYSAISRSRLNTIIAMGITGYGISLIYLYYSAVDLAITQIIVETLTIVIFVLVLQKLPKFATLSKKSTRLRDAAIALAFGGVMTILALKAIHVDFNLPISDFFIEKSYQEAFGKNVVNVILVDFRTLDTLGEITVLSVAAVGVYVLLKKKTKKL; this comes from the coding sequence ATGGAACCTTACGTGTTATTACTATACCTGGTTGTGGCATTTGCCATGTTTCTTGTTCCCCAAAAAATTAAGGGCGTAAAACCTATAATACCGGCCCTTCTGCATTTTGGGGCTTTTATCTATTTTATAACACGAATCCCGGCAATATCAAAAGGAACAATAACCAAACAAAGTTTTGCATGGATACCTGAACTATCGCTTAATATTGAATTTACCCTCGATGGACTAAGCCTTATATTCGCATTATTAATTACAGCGATAGGAGCACTTGTTTTTCTGTATGCAAAAGCATATATGAAAAGCTACGAGGGCAGATCAAGATTTTACTTTTACTTATCGGTTTTCAGTGGAGCCATGCTTGGCCTGGTACTTTCTACCAATTTGATACAATTCTTCATCTTTTGGGAATTAACAAGTGTGCTCTCATTTCTCCTTATTAGCTTTTTTAATGAAAAAGACTCAGCCCGAAGGGCTGCCTTTCAGTCACTTTTTATTACAACTTTCGGAGGGCTTTCCCTGCTTGCCGGCATCATACTAATTGACAATATAGCTGATAGTTACAACCTATCAGACTGGATAGCACATGCCGAACAGATAAAGGCCAGCAAAATATATTTACCAGCCTTACTGCTAATTTTAATTGGTATTTTCACTAAATCGGCCCAGTTTCCATTCCATTTTTGGTTACCCGGGGCTATGCAAGCTCCTACTCCCGTAAGCGCCTACCTGCATTCAGCAACTATGGTAAAGGCCGGAGTTTTTCTACTTGCTCGCTTAAACCCTGTTTTAGGAGGAACTGATGAATGGACACACATTATACCCGTCATTGGTGCAATAACCATGTTGGTAGGATCATATCTATCCATCACTCAAAAAGATATTAAGGCAATACTTGCCTACACAACCATTAGTGCCCTGGGTTTATTGGTTCTTTTATTTGGTATCGACACCAACCTGTCGGTTAAAGCAGCCATGGTATTCCTATTTGTGCATGCTTTTTACAAAGCTTCACTATTTATGATTGCTGGCTATATCGACAAAAAAACAGGTACACGGGATATTGACTCACTCGGCGGCCTGGCCCGCATTTTACCCTATGGATTTGGCGTTGCAGCTATAGCTTTACTGTCAATGGCCGGATTACCACCACTGCTGGGGTTTATAGGAAAAGAGCTTATTTATGAGGCAAAAGTGCAATCGCCCGGATTAGGTTTTTTGGTACTCATTTTTGGAGTTGTTTCTAACATTTTGATGGTGACCATTTCCCTTTATTTTCTATTTAAAGTTTTTATGGGCAAAGCACTAACCCATATAAAACGCCCTAAAAAAATTGACTTGTATTATTTGGCAGGGCCGGCATCGCTGGCATTTCTTAGTCTGGCACTTGGTTTATATCCAGATTTTCTTTCTGGTTTAATCGAACCCGCAATTGAAGTAATCAGGGTGGAGATCGTACAAATAAAGTTAAAACTGTGGCATGGCTTAAACCTGGTATTTCTATTGAGTCTTCTCACAGTAATATCTGGTGTACTTATATTCCTTTTGATATATAAAAAAAACAAATTATTGCGGGGCTGGAGAAAACTGAATGACAGAATATTCTACATTAATTTTTCAGACGTTTTCCTTTCGGGGATCGATCGTTTTGTGGGCTACTCAGGGAAAAACACAAAACTCATTCAGCATGGTTATCACAGGTATTATATTCTCACCATTATACTTTTCACATCACTGCTTCTATGGTTGCAAATTTTTATTACACGCGACTGGCAGCTTGATACTAAATTTACACTTCAGCCATTCTACATTAGCGGGCTCATTGGCATCATGATGCTGGCAGCGATATATAGTGCCATATCACGATCGCGCTTAAATACAATTATAGCCATGGGGATAACGGGCTATGGAATATCACTAATATATCTTTATTACAGTGCTGTAGATTTAGCTATAACGCAAATCATAGTAGAAACCTTAACCATTGTAATTTTTGTGTTAGTGTTACAAAAACTTCCAAAATTTGCCACCCTTTCTAAAAAATCGACGCGTCTGCGCGATGCTGCTATTGCACTGGCATTTGGAGGTGTAATGACAATTCTGGCCTTAAAAGCAATTCATGTAGATTTTAACCTCCCGATTTCTGATTTTTTCATTGAAAAAAGTTATCAGGAAGCTTTTGGGAAAAACGTGGTTAATGTAATACTCGTGGATTTCAGAACATTGGACACGCTTGGTGAAATAACTGTACTTAGCGTTGCTGCTGTTGGGGTTTACGTATTATTAAAGAAAAAAACAAAAAAGCTATGA
- a CDS encoding proton-conducting transporter membrane subunit — translation MNAILLPILIPLALIIVLLFTKSQKAGALIGIVGSLLLLTTSVYLFAEVRNQELLVLQVGGWKAPFGISLVIDYLAAIMLLVSAFIFLAISIFAHGFVREANYGPRFYIFFFSLAMGVNGAFTTGDVFNLYVWFEVMLLSSFVLITMGNKKEQLEGGIKYLALNLIGSMLFLAGLGLLYGKTGTLNMAHLAQILQDDQENLLMNTSAMLFFVAFGIKAGLFPLFFWLPASYHTPNITVTSLFAGLLTKVGVYALFRFFTMFFVQDALFWHNLLLIVAGFTMVIGGMAASTHYETRRILSYHIISQIGYMIMGLGIFTPLAIAGAIFFTIHNMIAKTNTFLVAGLISKLKGTFYLKDIGGLIKEQPLLAILFIVPSFALAGIPPISGFFAKFILIKAGFEAEQYIITTVAILTSLLTLYSMIKIWNEAFLKKQPETSHSLPRAKLSFSGLLPSILLGLASIALGIFASEVFEITYDAAKQIIDPQVYIEKVLMSQK, via the coding sequence ATGAATGCAATATTACTACCCATATTAATACCTTTAGCGCTAATCATAGTGCTGCTTTTTACCAAATCGCAAAAGGCAGGAGCCTTGATTGGTATAGTAGGTAGTTTATTGCTGCTTACCACCTCCGTTTACTTGTTTGCTGAAGTTCGAAATCAGGAATTATTAGTACTGCAGGTTGGTGGCTGGAAAGCCCCATTCGGTATTTCACTGGTGATAGATTACCTGGCAGCCATTATGCTGCTTGTTTCAGCTTTCATTTTTTTGGCAATCTCCATATTTGCCCACGGTTTTGTGCGTGAAGCAAACTATGGACCAAGGTTTTACATATTCTTCTTCTCCCTCGCAATGGGCGTAAACGGCGCATTTACAACTGGCGATGTTTTTAATTTATATGTATGGTTTGAAGTTATGTTGCTATCATCGTTTGTGCTAATAACGATGGGTAATAAAAAAGAACAGCTCGAAGGAGGCATAAAATATTTAGCTTTGAACCTTATAGGCTCCATGCTTTTTTTGGCCGGGCTGGGCTTACTTTATGGGAAAACCGGTACATTAAACATGGCCCACCTGGCACAAATCTTACAGGATGACCAGGAAAACCTGCTTATGAATACTTCTGCTATGCTGTTCTTTGTAGCATTTGGTATTAAGGCCGGGCTTTTCCCCTTATTCTTCTGGCTGCCTGCATCTTACCATACACCCAACATAACTGTGACCTCTTTATTTGCCGGATTGCTTACAAAAGTTGGGGTCTATGCACTTTTCCGTTTCTTTACAATGTTTTTTGTACAAGACGCCCTTTTTTGGCACAACCTCCTGCTTATAGTTGCCGGCTTTACAATGGTAATCGGAGGTATGGCAGCTTCAACTCATTATGAAACCAGACGAATCTTGTCCTATCATATTATCAGCCAAATTGGCTACATGATAATGGGATTAGGCATTTTTACACCGCTTGCTATTGCCGGGGCCATTTTCTTTACAATTCACAACATGATCGCAAAAACCAATACATTTCTCGTTGCCGGTCTCATAAGCAAATTAAAAGGAACTTTTTATTTAAAAGATATTGGTGGCTTAATTAAAGAACAACCGCTACTTGCAATATTGTTTATCGTTCCATCTTTTGCACTGGCAGGTATACCGCCTATTTCAGGCTTTTTTGCCAAATTTATTCTAATTAAAGCCGGCTTTGAGGCAGAACAGTACATTATCACAACTGTAGCGATTTTAACTAGCTTGCTGACTTTGTACAGTATGATAAAAATTTGGAACGAAGCTTTTCTGAAAAAACAACCTGAAACCAGCCATAGCTTACCTAGAGCTAAATTGTCATTTTCAGGATTACTACCATCGATATTGCTCGGACTTGCAAGTATTGCCTTGGGAATATTCGCATCGGAGGTATTTGAAATTACCTATGATGCCGCCAAACAAATTATTGATCCTCAGGTTTATATTGAAAAAGTACTAATGTCACAAAAATGA
- a CDS encoding universal stress protein — MEKKLKNILVPVDFQKPSEQALRYAVNMGRQFNLEITILHVIETPGILSEFFGKSNTEELVKLTNQIKDKLQKMIDELKAETSEIKISSRVERGKLHQKILSVAEDINARMIILGENHQGEDASKDLGSTVYHVTLKSPVPVLTLKGNIEKMNDKIIVPLDLTKEMRRKLFSAIVHGLNYGAEIHLVSALIGGIKMRESRIYKKLKKAKKTITENGLHCTTKLFPKDDEPPFRKILQYAKDVDGGLILVMTHKEGYTYDNYIGAFAHHIINESTVPVLSLTSAATNLNFSKYLQGFVDPAGILDKNKIR, encoded by the coding sequence ATGGAGAAAAAATTAAAAAATATTTTGGTTCCTGTTGATTTTCAGAAACCTTCTGAGCAAGCGTTAAGATATGCCGTAAATATGGGCAGGCAATTCAATTTAGAGATTACAATTCTGCATGTAATTGAAACACCCGGAATACTGTCTGAATTTTTCGGTAAAAGTAATACAGAAGAGCTTGTAAAACTCACCAATCAAATCAAAGACAAACTTCAAAAAATGATTGATGAGTTGAAAGCAGAAACCTCAGAAATCAAAATTAGCAGCCGGGTTGAACGCGGCAAACTACATCAAAAAATACTCAGCGTGGCAGAAGATATCAATGCCCGCATGATTATTTTAGGTGAAAACCACCAGGGCGAAGATGCCAGTAAAGATTTGGGCAGTACTGTATACCATGTAACACTCAAATCCCCTGTTCCAGTTTTAACGCTCAAGGGGAATATTGAAAAAATGAATGATAAAATAATTGTTCCACTGGACCTTACCAAAGAGATGAGGCGAAAACTATTCAGTGCTATTGTACACGGTCTAAATTATGGTGCAGAGATTCATCTGGTATCTGCTTTAATTGGCGGTATTAAAATGCGCGAAAGCCGCATTTATAAAAAACTTAAAAAAGCGAAAAAAACTATAACAGAAAATGGCTTGCACTGTACTACTAAACTATTTCCTAAAGATGATGAACCACCTTTCCGAAAAATTCTTCAATACGCTAAAGATGTAGATGGAGGGCTGATTTTGGTAATGACCCACAAAGAAGGTTACACCTACGATAATTACATAGGAGCCTTTGCGCACCATATCATCAATGAGTCGACTGTGCCGGTTTTGAGTTTAACATCAGCTGCCACTAACCTTAATTTTAGTAAATATTTGCAAGGATTTGTTGATCCGGCCGGAATTTTAGATAAAAATAAAATTAGATAG
- a CDS encoding Bax inhibitor-1/YccA family membrane protein: protein MLRTSNPALSEKIFRKSVAESGAQTMTINGSIQKTALLVFLTVAGASYTWSKFLSAGPEMVQGWMIGGAIGGFIAAMVIVFKRNLAKYVAPIYAVLEGLFLGAISAYFNAMFPAEGIVMRAIALTFGVLFAMLMLYRAGIIKPTKKFRAGVMAATGGVALVYFVTIIANMFGANLTFMYESSPLGIGISLVIVIIASLNLILDFDFIEKGSQAGLDKNMEWYAAFGLMVTLIWLYIEILRLLALFAGRD from the coding sequence ATGCTACGTACATCTAACCCCGCTTTGAGCGAAAAAATATTCAGAAAATCAGTTGCTGAAAGCGGAGCACAAACCATGACCATTAACGGAAGCATTCAAAAAACTGCATTATTAGTGTTTCTTACTGTGGCTGGAGCTTCATACACCTGGAGCAAGTTTTTAAGTGCCGGACCCGAAATGGTACAGGGCTGGATGATTGGTGGCGCTATTGGTGGTTTTATCGCAGCAATGGTAATTGTTTTCAAACGAAACCTTGCCAAATACGTTGCCCCAATTTATGCTGTGCTGGAAGGACTATTTCTGGGCGCTATATCGGCATATTTCAATGCCATGTTCCCGGCAGAAGGAATTGTGATGAGAGCAATTGCCTTAACCTTCGGTGTGCTTTTTGCAATGCTTATGCTTTACAGAGCAGGTATTATTAAACCAACAAAAAAATTCAGAGCAGGTGTAATGGCTGCAACCGGAGGTGTAGCGCTGGTGTATTTTGTAACTATAATTGCAAATATGTTTGGTGCAAACCTGACTTTCATGTATGAATCGAGCCCGCTGGGTATTGGCATATCATTGGTTATTGTAATAATTGCATCACTCAACCTTATACTCGATTTTGATTTTATAGAGAAAGGCAGCCAGGCCGGATTAGATAAAAATATGGAATGGTATGCAGCATTTGGGCTTATGGTTACCCTCATTTGGTTGTATATCGAGATATTAAGATTACTTGCCCTGTTTGCAGGGAGAGACTAA